A DNA window from Bacteroidales bacterium contains the following coding sequences:
- a CDS encoding ATP-binding cassette domain-containing protein: MFSLNNINISFGGILLLKDISFVINKKARIGLTGKNGAGKSTLMKIITGLQEFDSGIVSIPKDTTIGYLPQQMLYPEGKTVFNEAASVFKDITAIPEKIDKLNIELSERTDYESNAYLSIIEKINKLQDIFNNSGGNTYIAETEKTLKGLGFTDVDFERNVAEFSGGWRMRIELAKILLQKPDLLLLDEPTNHLDIESIEWFEQLLISYPGAIVLISHDRMFLDNITNRTIEIATGKIYDYKAAYTKYESLRKERIEQQTASYNNQQKMIRDTEEFIERFRYKATKAVQVQSRIKQLEKIERIEIDQTDISNLSFKFPKAPRSGDIVVDIENLRKQYSKQAVLENIWLTIERGQKIAFIGKNGEGKTTLVRVIKGELEYEGNIKHGYNVKIGYFAQNQDKILDELKTVFETLDDIAVGDIRTKIRDILGNFLFKGEDIDKKVSVLSGGERSRLALAKLMLEPYNLLILDEPTNHLDMYSKDILKQALMQYDGTLLVVSHDRYFLDGLTDEIYEFGNKKIKKHAGDINLFLKKKRLENLKSIEKKSEPVKNAEAQLYTSNNKEIYIKRKELEKEIRKHTKRFKEVESKIEELETFIASTEEILSSGKEISDQLLFSEFDSANRSLDKNMKEWEKLSDIITELNKQKEQIK; encoded by the coding sequence ATGTTCTCATTAAATAATATAAATATTTCATTTGGCGGTATTCTGTTGCTTAAAGATATTTCATTTGTTATTAACAAAAAAGCCCGTATAGGGTTGACGGGAAAAAACGGTGCAGGTAAATCAACTTTAATGAAAATAATTACCGGATTGCAAGAGTTTGATTCCGGTATTGTTTCCATACCCAAAGATACAACAATAGGATACCTTCCTCAGCAAATGCTTTATCCTGAAGGAAAAACAGTATTTAATGAAGCTGCATCTGTTTTTAAAGATATTACTGCGATACCTGAAAAAATTGATAAGTTGAATATTGAGCTTTCTGAAAGGACAGATTACGAAAGCAATGCTTATTTATCAATAATTGAAAAAATTAACAAACTGCAAGATATTTTTAATAATTCAGGCGGAAATACATACATTGCTGAAACAGAGAAAACATTGAAAGGCTTGGGTTTTACAGATGTTGATTTTGAAAGAAATGTTGCAGAATTCAGCGGAGGTTGGAGAATGCGAATTGAACTTGCAAAAATATTACTTCAGAAACCGGACTTACTGTTATTAGATGAACCGACAAACCATCTCGACATAGAATCAATTGAATGGTTTGAACAATTGTTGATTAGTTATCCCGGTGCCATAGTGTTAATTTCTCATGATCGTATGTTTTTAGATAACATAACTAACAGGACAATTGAAATTGCAACCGGAAAAATCTATGACTATAAAGCAGCATACACTAAATATGAATCTTTAAGAAAAGAACGTATAGAACAACAAACAGCATCATACAATAATCAACAAAAAATGATTCGTGATACTGAGGAGTTTATTGAGCGATTCAGATATAAAGCAACTAAAGCCGTTCAAGTGCAATCAAGAATTAAACAACTTGAAAAAATTGAACGAATTGAAATTGACCAAACAGATATTTCAAATTTAAGTTTCAAATTTCCGAAAGCTCCGAGATCAGGTGATATTGTTGTTGACATAGAAAACCTAAGAAAACAATACTCAAAACAAGCTGTTTTGGAAAATATTTGGTTAACAATAGAAAGAGGGCAAAAGATAGCATTTATAGGCAAAAACGGCGAAGGTAAAACAACTTTAGTACGTGTTATAAAAGGTGAACTTGAATACGAAGGAAATATTAAACACGGGTACAATGTTAAAATCGGATATTTTGCTCAAAACCAAGACAAAATTTTAGACGAATTAAAAACTGTGTTTGAGACTTTAGATGATATTGCCGTAGGAGATATAAGAACAAAGATCAGAGATATACTGGGAAACTTTTTGTTTAAAGGTGAAGATATTGACAAGAAAGTATCAGTTTTATCCGGTGGTGAAAGATCAAGATTAGCTTTGGCAAAGTTAATGTTGGAACCGTATAATTTGTTGATACTTGATGAACCTACAAATCATCTTGATATGTATTCCAAAGATATATTAAAACAAGCATTAATGCAATATGACGGAACTTTGCTTGTTGTATCTCATGACAGATATTTTCTTGACGGATTAACAGATGAAATATATGAATTCGGAAATAAAAAAATAAAGAAACACGCCGGAGATATTAACTTATTTTTAAAAAAGAAACGATTGGAAAATCTTAAGTCAATTGAAAAAAAATCTGAACCTGTTAAAAATGCCGAAGCACAATTATATACTTCTAATAATAAAGAAATCTATATAAAAAGAAAAGAACTCGAAAAAGAAATAAGAAAACATACAAAAAGATTTAAAGAAGTAGAATCTAAAATCGAAGAACTGGAAACATTTATTGCATCAACTGAAGAAATTTTATCTTCAGGAAAAGAAATTTCAGATCAATTATTATTCTCTGAATTTGATTCAGCAAACAGATCACTTGATAAAAATATGAAAGAATGGGAAAAACTATCTGATATTATTACTGAATTAAATAAACAAAAAGAACAAATCAAGTAA